Within Lytechinus variegatus isolate NC3 chromosome 15, Lvar_3.0, whole genome shotgun sequence, the genomic segment aaacaaattaaattgaacctgacagttcaatttatatatttgttgcaattactgttgtactgtatttcgctattaatttgatttgtcattgaaaagatatcttgttatgtttgaataataataaaatccctgtggaggggaaacaaaatgaaaaaaaattaaaaacaatcgaaatcgaaaatggtgaacggagCGAGcggtgatattttttttctctccgcaccacgaccgctccaacaacgctcgggtggtgtgaccatGCCATAAGGCATGGAGCGgtcgttgttggagcggtcgtggagcggagagaaaagaatcatcaccgctcgctaccgttcaccaccGTTTTACCAAAGTTGGCCTCCGTTAAGGCATCGCGGAATACGCTCGGCCACTGCTGATGGTCCCTCCTACCGCTCCCAAACTTTTGAGCTGCTGaaaatattgcgagcggtgAGAAGCAGGTAATTTTCCGCTCCAGCAAAGTTGACTACCGCTCTCACCATGCCCAGTCAAAGTTTGGCACCACTAGACGAAATTTCGTGAACGCTTGGGTCGGCTAGGCCAACGCCGAGAATTCTTGAACGCTGGACAACCGCTGTTTCGCCAGCGTTGCCCGACGGTGATTAAACGGTTCACAAACTTTGGTGGAACGGTTGTAAGCGTTTTCCGAGCGGACATGGGATTGCTTGAACGgtgcattcatccattcattgtCAAATAATAGCAATGAAGGGATATCCTTTTGTCTACCAGAGTAATTGTGGCGAGTACAATGAGTAGCTGTATAAATAGTACACTCTCtttgtcatcatgatcatagtgTTAAACCCCATCGAGCCGATCGACGCCCGCATGCACAGAACTCCGCTCTATCAACGCTCGAGTCACCGCTAAACCAACGCTCGCGACCGCTCGACGCCGTTAAACCAACGCTAAAGCTACGCTGGCTTCAGCGGTGCACCGCTAAGGCAACGCccatgttttcgattttttcccaatTTGTGAGCGGTGACGACTGTTGTCGAAATTccaccctctctccctaccgctccaacaacgctcgaacggtgtgaccaggcctaaTAGACCAACTAATATAAACCGGAAAAGCGTAAAATATACCGTTGTACCCCGCGTTGTACAAAGACGGGTGAGTTATAACAGGAATATGCATCGTTTTTACATTGTGCTAGTGTCTTGATACGTACCCCTGGTAGAGGAGCATGTTACTGTTAATGCCACTaaactggggagcgtttcatcaatatttttatccgacaagttttcagatctgacatctttccatgattctgattagctgagaggcactgttcctattgaattgaattgaatttattttcatacttcacaagataacaaaataataacataatacaagaaatacatttggttacatagaaaaatacaaagataatggcagtaaataaagtgaaatatgaaggaacctgcatgaaaagcagagcttgtagtgTCTGCAGGTTCCTTAAAGTAATTATGAAGTTCGTAAGGAGATCGGACACTAAAGAATAATTATACTacaaaggaaaagccaaacattAGCACAAAATCAAGGGGTAAAGAATAAGAGGAAAAGTGAACAATGTGAAATATAGGAGGGGGATGagcgaagaatgaaaaaaatatataccacaTTATACCTTTTTAAAGGTATAAtgtatggtaactgtcggataaaatgggacttgtcggataaaacgtctgacaagtcctttcatgaaacgccccctggaCTATATTCACTATAAACTTTGAACGTGAATATTTGTCTCGTTTGTGGGATAAGACGTGATGCTAATAATGGTCAAAAATCAAAACTCACCAATAGTCTCAAGTCCCGACTCCTTGGCGTACAGAttgcggcggcggcggcggcgagaAGAACCGTGTTGCAGTGGGCCGATTCGACGTCGTGTGCTAGCGATCGTCTCATCGCGTTCGGATAGAATGCCTCGACGTTGTTGGCTTCGACGCTCTTGGTTTAGACGAAGTGCTGCGTCGACATGGTCTAGCcgaaattaaattttaaatagAAATTTAATTCAATCCAGGCGTGTAGACTTCCTTTTTGGGTTGAGGGGGAGCTTCTGGGCGTTTAAGAAATTTTCGACGTTGGTTTATTCAATGCGATATGCCTATGTGGGTGGGTGTACGATCTACGATCGAgtgcctttggaacgttgattcatgattttgccccccccccccatctgaaaaatgaatCGACGCCCCTGACCTGATCGTAGGTAGCCCTATACCATGAATGTTGACCAATAGCCCAGTCATTTTagcccaaattttgaccaaacttggaacaaattgcaacagaattttttttatcacaatgcatttctgtaaggtccctagtacaacatactaaaagtcccaaactttccgaaaaggggaaaggcatctaatttgcataaatccaagatggctgccaaaattaattgatatgccttatccttaatattttttgtacagataatggaaaaatcttgaaattaatACGCAATTCACTATGATTAAGATATCATAAATCGGTTGCAATCGTTTCCGGGACTGTCCGGTtcatatttttcgaaaaatgtgagaaattatgccaaaattttcgtgttttcggtcaaaaatttgcatgtgcattgaaatctttctgttttaacaatagcatcaacaactaatgtaaaatatcagcattcgacaagaaaggggatatatcaacgaaaaaattgatatgcttcataacagtattaatgtcttaacttgcttaGATTAAGGGCAAATACATTCGAATGTATTATGCGATATTGCGATAAAGTGACACGAAAAACCAACCTCCGTGTCCAGTCACTCTTTTATATCGACTACAACGCGATCGCTTGGATGCCTTTGAAGATAGTACAATATACTAAATCGGTCTTGCCtcgcctttgttggtgtgactaacaCGCGTAAATACAATGACGTCTAGCGATACAAAGGTGTATATTACTTAAATTGATATGTGGGCAAAgggctttttcttcatttgaaagtaacttttatgttaatgaaatttcTTAGAAAAAGTTAGAGGATGCATAATTGATCTGCATGCTGTATGCAATTACGTTCAAGAACATCACAGCATAGTCCCGCAATAGCTTGTCAAAGTTACCCCCTTATCCGTAGCTCAACTATTAAAAATATCGTGCTttttggagcccccaatgtGACAACGCGGTGTtttgctacaaagaaaaaaaacttttattgtctagaaatcacttggaggcaaaagagcaggcttttctctttgagttacatataaagaagtgatggCACATCAAAGCCTACCCTTTCAGGGGTCTTCTGAAGTCACCAacccctttttgtattttgctcatttcttggaaaattcgcaCAATTTTTAGCCCCATTGAGGCAATAGGCGTTTCCCTTTGCAGTAAaccgatttaattgttttgtaagcacttggggatgaaaaaatagattttcttctatcagctaaatttaaagaagtgctggcacagcaaagtctatcccctACGGGGTTCGCTAAAGTCaatcaccccttttccatattttgccaatttatggaaaaatctataaatccggagccctcattgaggccaaaagatgtttctgctacagtgtaagccacttttattgttttaaaaccacttggaaaCAAAAGAGTAGACTTTCGTCTATGTGCTacgtataaagaagtgctgtCACATCAAAGCCTACATCCTTTAAGGAGCTGCTGAAATCACCCCACCCCTTAAGCGTATTTTAcccatttcttgtaaaattttggagccccaatgaggtaaaaggcgtttccccctttgcagtagaccacttttattctttggatccacttggagataacaaaattagattttcctccatcagctacatacgaagaagtgctggcacagcaaacCCTACCTCTCAGGGGTTTGCCAAAGTCAACcatcccttttccatattttgcatatttatggaaaaatctatcaattcggagccctcattgatgcaaaaatgttttttatatttatatatagcaaaccactttcattgtttcgtaaccacttggagaAAAAGCCTttatatcagctacatataaagaagttctggctcagcaaagcctacctCCTCAGGGGTTCCCTAAGTCTCCCCACCTTTTTTTGCCTATTTTCCcctccttattttatttataatttatggggaaaatctgccaatttggAGACCCTATTAAGGCTCTATAGCAAACTTCTTTCATTAtttcgtaaccacttggagatgaaaaaaagtagattttcctctatcaactacaataaagaagtgctggctcagcaaagcctacctCCCTTAGGGGTTCCCGAAGTCTCAAAATTGcagtttttgacccccccccccccccattcgggcaaaaggcatttctgctatatggttaagtcacttttattatttgaaacttaAAGATGAGTAGGTTTAGTCTATCAGCGCATCGACCCTTCCCTCTTCAGGgactccaaattgacagattttcccataaattggcaaaatacggcgcatcgaccccttccctcttcaggggctccaaattgacagatttttcccataaattggcaaaatacggaaaaagtGCTACTTTGGTATACAGTTAAATAGTAATATAATAGGATGTGGCAGGTCTAATAGctacatcttatttttctcttgaactTTGAGATCGAGCAAGCAGAAActgtcattattttggtgtacaatgtcacgtgactagcatatgatagtttccgtgcctagaccctttcatgttaaacaattaatacagtccaaacagaatcgaatttatgtatttaatgttaatagtaacaatgttcttgtagtataaatctttgcttactgatatttatgataCAGCGATAGTTTGAGGAAGTCAATGTTTATAGTATATCGAGGccggaattgatatgatttgtaaTAGGATCTGAGTACATAGTATACACtggcgtcgtctgctacgtaaacttaatgagcgaatatgaccaaaattaaccattatgtttatgcaaattagaacactttcccctattcggattttctgggacttttagtatggtcttctatggacctcaaagaaacgttctgcattggaataaattctgttgcaatttgttccaagtgaaaatttaaaatgactgGACTACAAGCGGCTAGTCTCTCCTCcccctataaaaaaataatatttctaaTATCATGCGAGAGAGCATAATCgaccaaatgaaaaaaataacatacaaaTTTCTAGAGACATTCGTCACTCGAATGATCATTCGAATGACGCAGTTTTTTAGCATGTGAAAGCAAACAAGTGTAATTTGAAATGCACAATTAACATGATGGGACGCCTTTTCACACAGTatcaaaatcgtaatttgaatgatgattccaatgAAAAAGAATTCTCATGACGaattttagcacgtgtgaaaacaaacaagaatcatgaacgctaatcacaatcacgagtTCAAATTCTAttccggaggtgaattccagttaagtttcacaCAAATTACGGTACGAAATTTACGTGTGAAATGGTTGACCCCGGGGGGCACTTTCATTGATGAGTGTATAGGCCCTACCATGCGCGAcaatggggtctcgaaaagcagcctaaacacgtattttccatattctaaaaatgcacccctcAACAAGTatattggtgtgtgaaaccctacactACAATACTCTTGGCAAGCATTCCCTGAATGGACCCCCTAAACAATTAAGCCACAAcgatattttaaattttatgtgcactgtcgtcggttttacctgaTTGGGTTAAGTACAGCCCCAGCTGCATGCACCTCCCACATCTCGCGCAAAAtcatactctaaacacgtagcgttgactcttggggcaaaaattacatcctttatgaaacattttagtcttgatttttacaccctcgcaaatttgaccctataaacacgtagctttcctagcgaaaatagatacccttttttcattattttttagtgtttttgacatccTTCTTACGtcacgtacgtaacgtgccctatcttgtaAAAGACATCCTTCTTCCGTATtcttttggtcgcgcatggtatccactcgccaatgtaagggTACCTCCTCCAAATCATCTTTTGAGGGGCGGAGCTTATGTGgcctttcaagcacttccgtttttttgcgatgcagtgctttgattggtTTTGATTGACAGGTCACCTAGAACACAATACCGCCTTCGCTCaggaattcgaattcaaatatatatatatatatatatatatatatatatatatatatatatatatatatatatatatatatatatatatattgggaGCTTAATTTGGAAAAAGTTGCAAGGCATTCTACTGTATTGCAGGAGATCAATGATTTCATATACTCATAtactttaaaggaaaccaaaacccaagaagagaagcaatcttattggtaagagtaaaatgagaggaacaatttaaaaaaagtttcatcacaatcggttatgaaatatgGACGATAAAAAAGTCTCGTtgtactttttattattattattatttgttttggcgtcacctgtgcctgggaggcgaaaagcgaactgaatcactgtgacccgcaggtctctcctcccgatataactgattggggggaatgcaggtggaccactataccggggtttccccctactcttatacgaatagtgcaatgggttcttaacgtgcaaaggtggtgactctcctctacacgggacCTCcattaacgtcctatccgagggacggagtgttttccattgtaacatagcctgcatctatgaaacatgggagagacgtttacacacaacgcactggcttcagtcatccgcccggggtggactcgaacccacgatctttggttcgacgggcagacgcgttaccgactgagccaacaccgctctcctTACTaagtggatcctcaaattggcaaacatgcttcaaaatggctgattttgtggacaactctccatttgttttttacacatattttcagattttcccctttatttttacatatttcacattatctcctcctgaccttgacatatatggtgtggactgtattttcccatgacatatgttgtgctcagaaggaggtaagatgcaatttgaaagatcaatgaggaaaatctgaaaatttgtatggaagcttaaaagtgccaccgagatgttgagataattatctcgggaagtcgacatcttgatagcaaaggataagatgacgagatcccagatctcatcatgtcgacatctttaagaagagatgatgagatgacaagatcccggatctcatcatgttgacatcttgtagaagagatgagatgacaagatcccggaactcatcatgtcaacatctttcagaagagatgatgagatgacaagatcttggatctcgtcatgtctacatctttaagaagagatgattagatgacatgatcatggatcgaagatcttgtcatctgatcatctcttctacaagatgttgacatgatgagatcctggatcttgtcatctcatcatctcttctacacgatgttgacatgatgagatcctggatcttgtcatctcatcatctcttctacacgatgttgacatgatgagatccgggatcttgtcatctcatcatctcttctacacgatgttgacatgatgagatccgggatcttgtcatctcaacatctcttctaaaagatgtcgacatgatgagatcccggatcttgtcatctcaacatctcttgtataagatgtcaacatgatgaaatccgggatcttgtcatctcatcaacTCTTCcagaagatgttgacatgatgagatctgggatcttgtcatctcatcatctcttctaaaagatgttgacatgatgagatccgggatcttgtcatctcatcatctcttctaaaagatgttgacatgatgagattcgggatcttgtcatctcatcatctcttctaaaagatgtcgacatgatgagatctgggatctcgtcatcttatcttttgctatcaagatgtcgacttcccgagataattatctcaacatctcggtggcacttttaagcttccataaatttgtgtacaaacaaatggagagttgtccacaaaatcagccatttcgaaacacgtttgccaatttgaggatgcctatagaaa encodes:
- the LOC121429045 gene encoding uncharacterized protein LOC121429045 — protein: MKYLLTVVMVVMVLGALLSDHVDAALRLNQERRSQQRRGILSERDETIASTRRRIGPLQHGSSRRRRRRNLYAKESGLETIGNIVPVREIGFGSGANIKTGRFEL